A genome region from Eurosta solidaginis isolate ZX-2024a chromosome 2, ASM4086904v1, whole genome shotgun sequence includes the following:
- the Oscillin gene encoding glucosamine-6-phosphate isomerase translates to MKLVILDTSDSVGVWAAKYVMKRIHDFKAGPNKYFVLGLPTGSTPLGMYKKLIEFHKAGKVSFEYVKTFNMDEYVGIPRDHPESYHYFMWHHFFKHINIDPKNVHILNGNAKDLLAECKQYEQMIKEAGGVELFIGGIGPDGHIAFNEPGSSLVSRTRVKTLAQDTLEANARFFDNDMSKVPKQALTVGVGTVMDAKEVMILITGAHKAFALYKAIEEGVNHMWTVSAFQQHSNTLMLCDEDATLELRVKTVKYFKGLMELHGKMVEGV, encoded by the exons ATGAAATTAGTGATTTTGGATACATCAGACTCAGTTGGAGTCTGGGCAGCGAAATATGTAATGAAACGCATACACGATTTCAAAGCCGGTCCGAACAA GTACTTTGTGCTGGGTTTACCCACAGGCAGTACACCACTTGGTATGTACAAGAAGCTTATCGAATTCCATAAAGCTGGAAAAGTATCTTTCGAATATGTCAAGACATTCAATATGGACGAATATGTTG GCATTCCACGCGATCATCCCGAAAGCTATCACTATTTCATGTGGCATCATTTCTTCAAACATATCAACATTGATcctaaaaatgtacatattttgaaTGGCAATGCTAAGGATCTACTTGCTGAATGTAAACAATATGAACAGATGATTAAAGAGGCGGGAGGAGTTGAACTATTCATAGGTGGCATTGGACCCGATGGCCATATCGCTTTCAATGAACCCGGTAGTTCCCTGGTGTCGCGAACACGTGTGAAAACTCTGGCCCAAGATACATTGGAGGCGAATGCACGTTTCTTTGACAATGATATGAGTAAAGTACCCAAGCAAGCATTAACTGTGGGAGTGGGTACCGTGATGGATGCGAAGGAAGTGATGATACTGATTACGGGCGCACATAAAGCGTTCGCTTTATACAAGGCCATTGAGGAAGGTGTGAATCATATGTGGACTGTGAGTGCTTTCCAACAGCATTCAAATACGTTGATGCTTTGCGATGAGGATGCAACTTTGGAGTTGCGCGTCAAGACAGTGAAATACTTTAAG